One genomic region from Vidua macroura isolate BioBank_ID:100142 chromosome 18, ASM2450914v1, whole genome shotgun sequence encodes:
- the MTMR3 gene encoding myotubularin-related protein 3 isoform X2 has product MDEETQHSLECIQANQIFPRKQLIREDENLQVPFIELHGESTEYVGRAEDAIIALSNYRLHIKFKESVVNVPLQLIESVECRDIFQLHLTCKDCKVIRCQFSTFEQCQDWLKRLNNAIRPPSKIEDLFSFAYHAWCMEVYASEKEQHGDLCRPGEHVTSRFKNEVERMGFDMNNAWRISNINEKYKLCGSYPQEIIVPAWITDKELESVASFRSWKRIPAVVYRHQSNGAVISRCGQPEVSWWGWRNADDEHLVQSVAKACASDSRSNSNKLMNGNCSRDLSNGGDLSDVEFDSSISNASGAESLAIQPQKLLILDARSYAAAVANRAKGGGCECPEYYPNCEVVFMGMANIHSIRKSFQSLRLLCTQMPDPGNWLSALESTKWLQHLSVLLKSALLVVHAVDRDQRPVLVHCSDGWDRTPQIVALAKLLLDPYYRTTEGFQVLVETEWLDFGHKFADRCGHGENSDDLNERCPVFLQWLDCVHQLQRQFPCSFEFNEAFLVKLVQHTYSCLFGTFLCNNAKERGEKHTQERTCSVWSLLRAANKAFKNLLYSSQSESVLYPVCHVRNLMLWSAVYLPCSSPSTPADDTCAPYPVPGSSPEEQPLGRLPKTRSFDNLTTACDSSVPTTNRRSSDPSLNEKWQEHRRSLELSSLGPPGDDPFEGDGLGRQGRAPMGAELSVAAGVAEGQMENILQEATKDDVGLEEHLRGGLEAAGKGDEVGLDKEKRADNLCEEKAEVDTGTIMNNPTANPHPASHGAAELKGQQDEHSDPSSALQKAPHGRGLQAVPSEGSGNRDAPNNTEEEGLGKGEGEAESLYGTAQASLAFPLTALLEERTSNIESSTETLTETEAKPELTPRAPCHRPHPFDNSTGELSRTLENRPEGECMIELQKLGSRVHRTSGSSTTHLPMPSPCALPLADRKDELVYNGELELENKLVEKPTGFTAPKFPATNGHCINGEDGRIKASLSRQVSTASCSSAQLHLRNLHQKWMFSQLGKQPASSPDQPARSHLDDDGMPVYSDVIQQRLRQIETGHQQEVETLKKQVQELKSRLESQLLNSSLRLNGDYGDEVVTRWLPDHLAAHCYGCDSAFWLASRKHHCRNCGNVFCSSCCNQKVPVPSQQLFEPSRVCKSCYSSLHPGSSSLDLELDKPITATSN; this is encoded by the exons GTGTCAGTTTTCCACCTTTGAGCAGTGTCAGGACTGGCTGAAGAGGCTGAACAATGCCATCCGCCCCCCGTCCAAGATTGAGGACCTGTTCTCCTTCGCCTACCACGCCTGGTGCATGGAGGTTTACGCCAGTGAGAAGGAGCAGCACGGGGACTTGTGTCGGCCAG GAGAACATGTAACTTCCAGGTTTAAGAACGAAGTGGAGCGGATGGGGTTTGATATGAACAATGCCTGGAGGATTTCCAACATCAATGAGAAGTACAA GCTGTGTGGCAGTTACCCCCAGGAGATCATCGTTCCCGCCTGGATCACGGACAAGGAGCTGGAGAGCGTGGCCAGCTTCCGCTCCTGGAAGCGCATCCCTGCCGTGGTGTAcag GCACCAGAGCAATGGGGCAGTGATCTCCCGCTGTGGCCAGCCCGAGGTTagctggtggggctggaggaACGCCGACGATGAGCACCTGGTCCAGTCCGTAGCCAAAGCCTGTGCCTCAGACTCCAGGTCCAACAGTAACAAGTTAATGAATGGGAATTGTTCCAGAGATTTGTCCAACGGAGGGGACCTCTCTGATGTGGAATTTG ACTCCTCCATCTCCAATGCCTCAGGAGCAGAGAGTTTGGCAATCCAGCCTCAGAAGCTTTTGATCCTGGACGCGCGATCTTACGCAGCAGCCGTGGCCAACAGAGCCAAGGGGGGTGGCTGtgagtgcccag AATATTACCCCAACTGTGAAGTGGTGTTCATGGGGATGGCAAACATCCACTCCATCCGCAAGAGCTTCCAGTCACTGCGTCTGCTCTGCACACAAATGCCAGATCCAGGAAA TTGGCTGTCAGCTCTGGAGAGCACCAAGTGGCTGCAGCACCTGTCAGTGCTCCTGAAATCCGCGCTGCTCGTGGTGCACGCCGTGGACCGGGACCAGCGGCCCGTGCTGGTTCACTGCTCTGACGGCTGGGACCGCACACCCCAGATCGTGGCCCTGGCCAAGCTCCTGCTGGACCCCTACTACAGGACCACGGAG ggtTTCCAGGTGCTAGTGGAGACTGAGTGGCTGGATTTTGGCCACAAGTTTGCAGATCGCTGTGGCCACGGGGAGAATTCGGACGACCTCAATGAGCGCTGCCCGGTGTTTCTGCAGTGGCTGGACTGTGTCCATCAGCTCCAGAGGCAGTTCCCCTGCTCCTTCGAGTTTAACGAAGCATTCCTT GTGAAGTTGGTGCAGCACACCTACTCCTGCCTCTTTGGAACATTCCTGTGCAACAATGcgaaagagagaggagagaaacaCACTCAGGAACGGACCTGCTCCGTCTGGTCTTTGCTGCGGGCAGCAAACAAAGCCTTCAAAAACCTGCTCTACTCCTCCCAGTCGGAATCT GTGCTGTATCCCGTGTGCCATGTGCGGAACTTGATGCTCTGGAGCGCTGTTtacctgccctgctcctcccccTCCACGCCCGCCGATGACACCTGTGCCCCgtaccctgtgccaggctctAGCCCCGAAGAGCAGCCTCTGGGCAG GCTACCAAAGACAAGATCCTTTGACAATCTGACGACAGCCTGTGACAGCAGCGTGCCTACAACCAACCGCCGGAGCAGCGACCCCAGCCTCAATGAGAAGTGGCAGGAGCACCGCCGctccctggagctcagcagcctGGGCCCCCCTGGGGACGACCCCTTCGAGGGGGAcgggctgggcaggcagggcagggccccCATGGGGGCAGAGCTCTCTGTGGCAGCCGGGGTGGCAGAGGGACAAATGGAGAACATTCTGCAGGAGGCCACTAAAGATGATGTTGGGCTGGAGGAGCACTTGAGGGGTggcctggaggcagcagggaaaggggatgAGGTTGGCCTGGATAAGGAGAAGAGAGCTGACAATCTGTGCGAGGAGAAGGCCGAGGTGGATACAGGTACCATAATGAACAATCCCACAGCCAACCCACACCCAGCCTCACACGGTGCTGCAGAGCTCAAAGGACAGCAGGACGAGCACAGCGACCCCAGCAGCGCTCTCCAGAAGGCACCTCATGGGAGAGGACTGCAGGCTGTTCCTTCCGAGGGCTCCGGAAACAGAGACGCTCCAAACAACACGGAGGAGGAAGGTCTTGGGAAAGGCGAAGGAGAAGCGGAGAGCCTGTACggcactgcccaggccagcCTTGCCTTCCCTCTGACAGCGCTGCTGGAGGAAAGGACATCCAACATCGAGAGCTCCACGGAAACCTTAACAGAGACCGAAGCAAAGCCCGAGCTCACGCCCAGGGCTCCGTGCCACAGACCTCACCCCTTTGACAACAGCACTGGCGAGCTGTCCCGAACTCTGGAGAACAGGCCAGAGGGGGAGTGCATGATAGAGCTCCAAAAACTGGGATCAAGAGTGCATAGGACTTCTGGTAGCAGCACCACCCACCTCCCGATGCCTTCCCCTTGTGCCTTGCCTCTAGCAGACCGCAAAGATGAGCTGGTGTATAatggggagctggagctggagaacAAACTGGTGGAGAAACCCACGGGATTCACGGCCCCGAAATTCCCCGCCACCAACGGACACTGCATCAACGGCGAGGACGGGCGGATCAAGGCCTCGCTGAGCCGGCAGGTGTCCACggccagctgcagctctgctcagctccaccTGAGGAACTTGCACCAGAAATGGATGTTCAGCCAGCTCGGGAAGCAGCCGGCCAGCAGCCCGGACCAGCCGGCCCGCAGCCACCTAGACGATGACGGGATGCCCGTCTACAGCGATGTCATCCAGCAGCGCCTGCGCCAGATCGAGACGGGCCATCAGCAGGAGGTGGAGACCCTCAAGAAGCAGGTGCAGGAGCTGAAGAGCCGCCTGGAGAGCCAGCTCCTCAACAGCTCCCTGCGGCTCAACGGCGACTACGGAGACGAAGTG GTGACGCGGTGGCTCCCGGATCACCTGGCCGCGCACTGCTACGGCTGCGACAGCGCCTTCTGGCTTGCCAGTCGGAAACACCACTGCAG GAATTGTGGCAACGTGTTCTGCTCCAGTTGCTGTAACCAGAAGGTGCCCgttcccagccagcagctcttcGAGCCCAGCAGAGTCTGCAAATCCTGCTACAGCAGCCTCcaccctggcagctccagcctggaccTCGAACTGGACAAGCCCATCACTGCCACGTCCAACTGA
- the MTMR3 gene encoding myotubularin-related protein 3 isoform X3, translated as MDEETQHSLECIQANQIFPRKQLIREDENLQVPFIELHGESTEYVGRAEDAIIALSNYRLHIKFKESVVNVPLQLIESVECRDIFQLHLTCKDCKVIRCQFSTFEQCQDWLKRLNNAIRPPSKIEDLFSFAYHAWCMEVYASEKEQHGDLCRPGEHVTSRFKNEVERMGFDMNNAWRISNINEKYKLCGSYPQEIIVPAWITDKELESVASFRSWKRIPAVVYRHQSNGAVISRCGQPEVSWWGWRNADDEHLVQSVAKACASDSRSNSNKLMNGNCSRDLSNGGDLSDVEFDSSISNASGAESLAIQPQKLLILDARSYAAAVANRAKGGGCECPEYYPNCEVVFMGMANIHSIRKSFQSLRLLCTQMPDPGNWLSALESTKWLQHLSVLLKSALLVVHAVDRDQRPVLVHCSDGWDRTPQIVALAKLLLDPYYRTTEGFQVLVETEWLDFGHKFADRCGHGENSDDLNERCPVFLQWLDCVHQLQRQFPCSFEFNEAFLVKLVQHTYSCLFGTFLCNNAKERGEKHTQERTCSVWSLLRAANKAFKNLLYSSQSESVLYPVCHVRNLMLWSAVYLPCSSPSTPADDTCAPYPVPGSSPEEQPLGRLPKTRSFDNLTTACDSSVPTTNRRSSDPSLNEKWQEHRRSLELSSLGPPGDDPFEGDGLGRQGRAPMGAELSVAAGVAEGQMENILQEATKDDVGLEEHLRGGLEAAGKGDEVGLDKEKRADNLCEEKAEVDTGTIMNNPTANPHPASHGAAELKGQQDEHSDPSSALQKAPHGRGLQAVPSEGSGNRDAPNNTEEEGLGKGEGEAESLYGTAQASLAFPLTALLEERTSNIESSTETLTETEAKPELTPRAPCHRPHPFDNSTGELSRTLENRPEGECMIELQKLGSRVHRTSGSSTTHLPMPSPCALPLADRKDELVYNGELELENKLVEKPTGFTAPKFPATNGHCINGEDGRIKASLSRQVSTASCSSAQLHLRNLHQKWMFSQLGKQPASSPDQPARSHLDDDGMPVYSDVIQQRLRQIETGHQQEVETLKKQVQELKSRLESQLLNSSLRLNGDYGDEVTSIPDSESNLDQNCLSRCSTEIFSEASWEQVDKQDTEVTRWLPDHLAAHCYGCDSAFWLASRKHHCRI; from the exons GTGTCAGTTTTCCACCTTTGAGCAGTGTCAGGACTGGCTGAAGAGGCTGAACAATGCCATCCGCCCCCCGTCCAAGATTGAGGACCTGTTCTCCTTCGCCTACCACGCCTGGTGCATGGAGGTTTACGCCAGTGAGAAGGAGCAGCACGGGGACTTGTGTCGGCCAG GAGAACATGTAACTTCCAGGTTTAAGAACGAAGTGGAGCGGATGGGGTTTGATATGAACAATGCCTGGAGGATTTCCAACATCAATGAGAAGTACAA GCTGTGTGGCAGTTACCCCCAGGAGATCATCGTTCCCGCCTGGATCACGGACAAGGAGCTGGAGAGCGTGGCCAGCTTCCGCTCCTGGAAGCGCATCCCTGCCGTGGTGTAcag GCACCAGAGCAATGGGGCAGTGATCTCCCGCTGTGGCCAGCCCGAGGTTagctggtggggctggaggaACGCCGACGATGAGCACCTGGTCCAGTCCGTAGCCAAAGCCTGTGCCTCAGACTCCAGGTCCAACAGTAACAAGTTAATGAATGGGAATTGTTCCAGAGATTTGTCCAACGGAGGGGACCTCTCTGATGTGGAATTTG ACTCCTCCATCTCCAATGCCTCAGGAGCAGAGAGTTTGGCAATCCAGCCTCAGAAGCTTTTGATCCTGGACGCGCGATCTTACGCAGCAGCCGTGGCCAACAGAGCCAAGGGGGGTGGCTGtgagtgcccag AATATTACCCCAACTGTGAAGTGGTGTTCATGGGGATGGCAAACATCCACTCCATCCGCAAGAGCTTCCAGTCACTGCGTCTGCTCTGCACACAAATGCCAGATCCAGGAAA TTGGCTGTCAGCTCTGGAGAGCACCAAGTGGCTGCAGCACCTGTCAGTGCTCCTGAAATCCGCGCTGCTCGTGGTGCACGCCGTGGACCGGGACCAGCGGCCCGTGCTGGTTCACTGCTCTGACGGCTGGGACCGCACACCCCAGATCGTGGCCCTGGCCAAGCTCCTGCTGGACCCCTACTACAGGACCACGGAG ggtTTCCAGGTGCTAGTGGAGACTGAGTGGCTGGATTTTGGCCACAAGTTTGCAGATCGCTGTGGCCACGGGGAGAATTCGGACGACCTCAATGAGCGCTGCCCGGTGTTTCTGCAGTGGCTGGACTGTGTCCATCAGCTCCAGAGGCAGTTCCCCTGCTCCTTCGAGTTTAACGAAGCATTCCTT GTGAAGTTGGTGCAGCACACCTACTCCTGCCTCTTTGGAACATTCCTGTGCAACAATGcgaaagagagaggagagaaacaCACTCAGGAACGGACCTGCTCCGTCTGGTCTTTGCTGCGGGCAGCAAACAAAGCCTTCAAAAACCTGCTCTACTCCTCCCAGTCGGAATCT GTGCTGTATCCCGTGTGCCATGTGCGGAACTTGATGCTCTGGAGCGCTGTTtacctgccctgctcctcccccTCCACGCCCGCCGATGACACCTGTGCCCCgtaccctgtgccaggctctAGCCCCGAAGAGCAGCCTCTGGGCAG GCTACCAAAGACAAGATCCTTTGACAATCTGACGACAGCCTGTGACAGCAGCGTGCCTACAACCAACCGCCGGAGCAGCGACCCCAGCCTCAATGAGAAGTGGCAGGAGCACCGCCGctccctggagctcagcagcctGGGCCCCCCTGGGGACGACCCCTTCGAGGGGGAcgggctgggcaggcagggcagggccccCATGGGGGCAGAGCTCTCTGTGGCAGCCGGGGTGGCAGAGGGACAAATGGAGAACATTCTGCAGGAGGCCACTAAAGATGATGTTGGGCTGGAGGAGCACTTGAGGGGTggcctggaggcagcagggaaaggggatgAGGTTGGCCTGGATAAGGAGAAGAGAGCTGACAATCTGTGCGAGGAGAAGGCCGAGGTGGATACAGGTACCATAATGAACAATCCCACAGCCAACCCACACCCAGCCTCACACGGTGCTGCAGAGCTCAAAGGACAGCAGGACGAGCACAGCGACCCCAGCAGCGCTCTCCAGAAGGCACCTCATGGGAGAGGACTGCAGGCTGTTCCTTCCGAGGGCTCCGGAAACAGAGACGCTCCAAACAACACGGAGGAGGAAGGTCTTGGGAAAGGCGAAGGAGAAGCGGAGAGCCTGTACggcactgcccaggccagcCTTGCCTTCCCTCTGACAGCGCTGCTGGAGGAAAGGACATCCAACATCGAGAGCTCCACGGAAACCTTAACAGAGACCGAAGCAAAGCCCGAGCTCACGCCCAGGGCTCCGTGCCACAGACCTCACCCCTTTGACAACAGCACTGGCGAGCTGTCCCGAACTCTGGAGAACAGGCCAGAGGGGGAGTGCATGATAGAGCTCCAAAAACTGGGATCAAGAGTGCATAGGACTTCTGGTAGCAGCACCACCCACCTCCCGATGCCTTCCCCTTGTGCCTTGCCTCTAGCAGACCGCAAAGATGAGCTGGTGTATAatggggagctggagctggagaacAAACTGGTGGAGAAACCCACGGGATTCACGGCCCCGAAATTCCCCGCCACCAACGGACACTGCATCAACGGCGAGGACGGGCGGATCAAGGCCTCGCTGAGCCGGCAGGTGTCCACggccagctgcagctctgctcagctccaccTGAGGAACTTGCACCAGAAATGGATGTTCAGCCAGCTCGGGAAGCAGCCGGCCAGCAGCCCGGACCAGCCGGCCCGCAGCCACCTAGACGATGACGGGATGCCCGTCTACAGCGATGTCATCCAGCAGCGCCTGCGCCAGATCGAGACGGGCCATCAGCAGGAGGTGGAGACCCTCAAGAAGCAGGTGCAGGAGCTGAAGAGCCGCCTGGAGAGCCAGCTCCTCAACAGCTCCCTGCGGCTCAACGGCGACTACGGAGACGAAGTG ACATCTATTCCCGACTCGGAAAGCAATCTGGATCAGAACTGCTTGTCTCgctgcagcacagagatttTCTCTGAAGCCAGCTGGGAACAGGTGGATAAACAGGATACAGAG GTGACGCGGTGGCTCCCGGATCACCTGGCCGCGCACTGCTACGGCTGCGACAGCGCCTTCTGGCTTGCCAGTCGGAAACACCACTGCAG AATCTGA
- the MTMR3 gene encoding myotubularin-related protein 3 isoform X1, whose amino-acid sequence MDEETQHSLECIQANQIFPRKQLIREDENLQVPFIELHGESTEYVGRAEDAIIALSNYRLHIKFKESVVNVPLQLIESVECRDIFQLHLTCKDCKVIRCQFSTFEQCQDWLKRLNNAIRPPSKIEDLFSFAYHAWCMEVYASEKEQHGDLCRPGEHVTSRFKNEVERMGFDMNNAWRISNINEKYKLCGSYPQEIIVPAWITDKELESVASFRSWKRIPAVVYRHQSNGAVISRCGQPEVSWWGWRNADDEHLVQSVAKACASDSRSNSNKLMNGNCSRDLSNGGDLSDVEFDSSISNASGAESLAIQPQKLLILDARSYAAAVANRAKGGGCECPEYYPNCEVVFMGMANIHSIRKSFQSLRLLCTQMPDPGNWLSALESTKWLQHLSVLLKSALLVVHAVDRDQRPVLVHCSDGWDRTPQIVALAKLLLDPYYRTTEGFQVLVETEWLDFGHKFADRCGHGENSDDLNERCPVFLQWLDCVHQLQRQFPCSFEFNEAFLVKLVQHTYSCLFGTFLCNNAKERGEKHTQERTCSVWSLLRAANKAFKNLLYSSQSESVLYPVCHVRNLMLWSAVYLPCSSPSTPADDTCAPYPVPGSSPEEQPLGRLPKTRSFDNLTTACDSSVPTTNRRSSDPSLNEKWQEHRRSLELSSLGPPGDDPFEGDGLGRQGRAPMGAELSVAAGVAEGQMENILQEATKDDVGLEEHLRGGLEAAGKGDEVGLDKEKRADNLCEEKAEVDTGTIMNNPTANPHPASHGAAELKGQQDEHSDPSSALQKAPHGRGLQAVPSEGSGNRDAPNNTEEEGLGKGEGEAESLYGTAQASLAFPLTALLEERTSNIESSTETLTETEAKPELTPRAPCHRPHPFDNSTGELSRTLENRPEGECMIELQKLGSRVHRTSGSSTTHLPMPSPCALPLADRKDELVYNGELELENKLVEKPTGFTAPKFPATNGHCINGEDGRIKASLSRQVSTASCSSAQLHLRNLHQKWMFSQLGKQPASSPDQPARSHLDDDGMPVYSDVIQQRLRQIETGHQQEVETLKKQVQELKSRLESQLLNSSLRLNGDYGDEVTSIPDSESNLDQNCLSRCSTEIFSEASWEQVDKQDTEVTRWLPDHLAAHCYGCDSAFWLASRKHHCRNCGNVFCSSCCNQKVPVPSQQLFEPSRVCKSCYSSLHPGSSSLDLELDKPITATSN is encoded by the exons GTGTCAGTTTTCCACCTTTGAGCAGTGTCAGGACTGGCTGAAGAGGCTGAACAATGCCATCCGCCCCCCGTCCAAGATTGAGGACCTGTTCTCCTTCGCCTACCACGCCTGGTGCATGGAGGTTTACGCCAGTGAGAAGGAGCAGCACGGGGACTTGTGTCGGCCAG GAGAACATGTAACTTCCAGGTTTAAGAACGAAGTGGAGCGGATGGGGTTTGATATGAACAATGCCTGGAGGATTTCCAACATCAATGAGAAGTACAA GCTGTGTGGCAGTTACCCCCAGGAGATCATCGTTCCCGCCTGGATCACGGACAAGGAGCTGGAGAGCGTGGCCAGCTTCCGCTCCTGGAAGCGCATCCCTGCCGTGGTGTAcag GCACCAGAGCAATGGGGCAGTGATCTCCCGCTGTGGCCAGCCCGAGGTTagctggtggggctggaggaACGCCGACGATGAGCACCTGGTCCAGTCCGTAGCCAAAGCCTGTGCCTCAGACTCCAGGTCCAACAGTAACAAGTTAATGAATGGGAATTGTTCCAGAGATTTGTCCAACGGAGGGGACCTCTCTGATGTGGAATTTG ACTCCTCCATCTCCAATGCCTCAGGAGCAGAGAGTTTGGCAATCCAGCCTCAGAAGCTTTTGATCCTGGACGCGCGATCTTACGCAGCAGCCGTGGCCAACAGAGCCAAGGGGGGTGGCTGtgagtgcccag AATATTACCCCAACTGTGAAGTGGTGTTCATGGGGATGGCAAACATCCACTCCATCCGCAAGAGCTTCCAGTCACTGCGTCTGCTCTGCACACAAATGCCAGATCCAGGAAA TTGGCTGTCAGCTCTGGAGAGCACCAAGTGGCTGCAGCACCTGTCAGTGCTCCTGAAATCCGCGCTGCTCGTGGTGCACGCCGTGGACCGGGACCAGCGGCCCGTGCTGGTTCACTGCTCTGACGGCTGGGACCGCACACCCCAGATCGTGGCCCTGGCCAAGCTCCTGCTGGACCCCTACTACAGGACCACGGAG ggtTTCCAGGTGCTAGTGGAGACTGAGTGGCTGGATTTTGGCCACAAGTTTGCAGATCGCTGTGGCCACGGGGAGAATTCGGACGACCTCAATGAGCGCTGCCCGGTGTTTCTGCAGTGGCTGGACTGTGTCCATCAGCTCCAGAGGCAGTTCCCCTGCTCCTTCGAGTTTAACGAAGCATTCCTT GTGAAGTTGGTGCAGCACACCTACTCCTGCCTCTTTGGAACATTCCTGTGCAACAATGcgaaagagagaggagagaaacaCACTCAGGAACGGACCTGCTCCGTCTGGTCTTTGCTGCGGGCAGCAAACAAAGCCTTCAAAAACCTGCTCTACTCCTCCCAGTCGGAATCT GTGCTGTATCCCGTGTGCCATGTGCGGAACTTGATGCTCTGGAGCGCTGTTtacctgccctgctcctcccccTCCACGCCCGCCGATGACACCTGTGCCCCgtaccctgtgccaggctctAGCCCCGAAGAGCAGCCTCTGGGCAG GCTACCAAAGACAAGATCCTTTGACAATCTGACGACAGCCTGTGACAGCAGCGTGCCTACAACCAACCGCCGGAGCAGCGACCCCAGCCTCAATGAGAAGTGGCAGGAGCACCGCCGctccctggagctcagcagcctGGGCCCCCCTGGGGACGACCCCTTCGAGGGGGAcgggctgggcaggcagggcagggccccCATGGGGGCAGAGCTCTCTGTGGCAGCCGGGGTGGCAGAGGGACAAATGGAGAACATTCTGCAGGAGGCCACTAAAGATGATGTTGGGCTGGAGGAGCACTTGAGGGGTggcctggaggcagcagggaaaggggatgAGGTTGGCCTGGATAAGGAGAAGAGAGCTGACAATCTGTGCGAGGAGAAGGCCGAGGTGGATACAGGTACCATAATGAACAATCCCACAGCCAACCCACACCCAGCCTCACACGGTGCTGCAGAGCTCAAAGGACAGCAGGACGAGCACAGCGACCCCAGCAGCGCTCTCCAGAAGGCACCTCATGGGAGAGGACTGCAGGCTGTTCCTTCCGAGGGCTCCGGAAACAGAGACGCTCCAAACAACACGGAGGAGGAAGGTCTTGGGAAAGGCGAAGGAGAAGCGGAGAGCCTGTACggcactgcccaggccagcCTTGCCTTCCCTCTGACAGCGCTGCTGGAGGAAAGGACATCCAACATCGAGAGCTCCACGGAAACCTTAACAGAGACCGAAGCAAAGCCCGAGCTCACGCCCAGGGCTCCGTGCCACAGACCTCACCCCTTTGACAACAGCACTGGCGAGCTGTCCCGAACTCTGGAGAACAGGCCAGAGGGGGAGTGCATGATAGAGCTCCAAAAACTGGGATCAAGAGTGCATAGGACTTCTGGTAGCAGCACCACCCACCTCCCGATGCCTTCCCCTTGTGCCTTGCCTCTAGCAGACCGCAAAGATGAGCTGGTGTATAatggggagctggagctggagaacAAACTGGTGGAGAAACCCACGGGATTCACGGCCCCGAAATTCCCCGCCACCAACGGACACTGCATCAACGGCGAGGACGGGCGGATCAAGGCCTCGCTGAGCCGGCAGGTGTCCACggccagctgcagctctgctcagctccaccTGAGGAACTTGCACCAGAAATGGATGTTCAGCCAGCTCGGGAAGCAGCCGGCCAGCAGCCCGGACCAGCCGGCCCGCAGCCACCTAGACGATGACGGGATGCCCGTCTACAGCGATGTCATCCAGCAGCGCCTGCGCCAGATCGAGACGGGCCATCAGCAGGAGGTGGAGACCCTCAAGAAGCAGGTGCAGGAGCTGAAGAGCCGCCTGGAGAGCCAGCTCCTCAACAGCTCCCTGCGGCTCAACGGCGACTACGGAGACGAAGTG ACATCTATTCCCGACTCGGAAAGCAATCTGGATCAGAACTGCTTGTCTCgctgcagcacagagatttTCTCTGAAGCCAGCTGGGAACAGGTGGATAAACAGGATACAGAG GTGACGCGGTGGCTCCCGGATCACCTGGCCGCGCACTGCTACGGCTGCGACAGCGCCTTCTGGCTTGCCAGTCGGAAACACCACTGCAG GAATTGTGGCAACGTGTTCTGCTCCAGTTGCTGTAACCAGAAGGTGCCCgttcccagccagcagctcttcGAGCCCAGCAGAGTCTGCAAATCCTGCTACAGCAGCCTCcaccctggcagctccagcctggaccTCGAACTGGACAAGCCCATCACTGCCACGTCCAACTGA